The DNA window GTGGCCGGCTGCAGCATTTGCATACACAGTTGACCGCCGGGAATGAGCCTGAACTGAATGATTGGCTAACCACATTGGAGTTAATGGCAATGTACGATAACTATTTTACCGTGGATGAATTGGCGCAGTTACCCTTTTACCAACCTGATGAAACCCGTGAACAACAGTGGGCAGAGATGGTTGCCGAGGCTCAGGCGCTGCTCGATACCGGCACCAGTGAACAAACCCCGCAAGCACAGGCGCTGGCGCGCCGTTGGATGTGCACGCTGGAACGCGATACCGCCAAGAACCCGACGTTCCTGGTGAAGTTGAACGCCATGCATAGCCATGAACCCGCCATACGCCAGCAAACCGGCATCACGCCTGCCGTGGTGGATTACATCACACGGGCATTTGGCGAAAGCAAGCTGGCGATTTTCCAAAACTATCTGTCAGCAGATGAATATGCGTATGTCCGTCGGCACTATTTCGATCGCCTGCACGAATGGCCGCCGCTGATCGCAAAATTCCACCAGGCAATGGCAGACGGCGTGCCGGCAAGCTCCGCCCTGGCCGGGCAACTGGCGGGGGAGTGGCTGGCGCTGTTTCGCTCTTACGCCAGCGACGATCCCGCCACACAGGCGAAAATCCGCCATGCCATGGCGCAGGAACCGGCGCTGGCGGAGGGGACCTGGCTCACACCGGCGCTGCTCAGCTATCTGCAACAGGCAATAGGGCACGGCATGCAACGCTGATCCGATGTTTTCTTATGACGGTCATAGCAAAAATCAATTTATCGGGCTAAAAAACCAAGGGCATAATGGGATTATCTTTCAGGCCGCCGCGGCGGCCTGATTCCCCCTCTATTAACAAGGACATATATGTCGTTATCCGCAACGCCGACACCCGCGCAGCTCACCATCACCGATGCCAACAGTGAGGATATGGCCGCCGTGCAGCAGATTTATCAATACCATGTGTTGTACGGTGCCGCCTCATTCGAGGAAACGCCGCCGTCGCTGGCTGAAATGGAAGCACGCCGCCAAAAGGTATTGGCGGACGATCTGTTCTGGCTGGTAGCCCGGCTCAACAGCCAGGTGGTGGGCTATTGCTACGCCGCGCAATACCGGCCGCGCCCCGCCTACCGCTTTACCATCGAAAACTCGGTATACATTGCCGAAGGGATGCAGGGCAAAGGGATCGGCAGCAGCCTGATGGCGGCGCTGATCGCCCGCTGTGAACAGGGGCCCTGGCGGCAAATGCTGGCCATCATCGGCAATTCGGCAGAGAATTTGGGATCGCTGGCGTTGCACCGCAAGCATGGGTTCACCAGCGTCGGCACGCTCAACGCCGTCGGCTTCAAGCTGGGCAGTTGGCGCGACACGCATGTGATGCAACTGCCGCTAGGGGAAAGCAATCATACACTGCCGGTTTAACCGGCAGTGTCAGTGCAGACTGAGGGGAATCAGGCTTTGTAGCGTGCGCGGATAGCGCCCAGTACGGAAACCACCAGCAACACCAGGCCACCGGCAACAATGCCGAACACCACGTTCAGCAGCGAAGGCACGACGCCTTGCAGCAGCAGGCCGAACGTCGGCACCACCGAGGTGTCTGCCGCCCAGCCTTCAAACAGATGGTGTACCGCCGGCAGGCCATGAGTCAGGATGCCGCCGCCCACCATAAACATGGCAATAGTGCCCACCACCGACAGCGTTTTCATCAGGTACGGCGCCGCACGCACAATACCGTTGCCCACGCTCCGCACCAGCGTGCTGGTCTTGCGGCTTAAATACAGCCCCAAATCATCCAGCTTCACAATGCCCGCCACAATGCCATACACGCCGATAGTCATAACGATGGCGATACCGCACAGCACAATCACCTGTTGCGTAAAGGTGGCGGCGGCCACGGTGCCCAGAGTAATAGCGATAATTTCGGCCGACAGCACAAAATCGGTGCGGATAGCGCCGGTAATCTTGCGGGTTTCATAGGCCGCCACGTCTTCATTGGCGCCCGGGCCGTCTTTGTCTTCCCCTTCGCCTTTCTTATGAAACAGGCTGTGGAACACCTTTTCAAAGCCCTCAAAGCAGAGATAGGCGCCACCCACCATCAGCAACGGGGTGATCGCCCAAGGGGCAAACGCACTGATCAACAACGCCAGCGGCACCAGAATCGCTTTGTTGATAAACGATCCTTTCGCCACGCGCCATACCACCGGCAATTCACGGTCTGCGGAAACCCCGGTCACCTGTTGGGCATTGAGCGCCAAATCATCGCCCAGCACGCCGGCGGTTTTCTTTGCCGCCATTTTGGTCATCAGCGAGACATCATCCAGCAACGAGGCGATGTCATCGATTAACGTCAGTAAGCTACTTCCGGCCAAGATGCGCCATCCTTAATCAAAAAAAAGAAATATGACAATGCAATACAGTAACTAGCATAGCGGGATTTAGCAGCGAATGCGTGGCTAACTTTAATCAAGCGATGAAAGAAAAGAGAGAATGGGCCTGCCGGAAAGCCCGGCAGGCAAAGGCGGGTTATTCGGCGTTCTGCGCCAGGCGCGCATCTTTTTGCCGGCGATAATCACGCGCCGCCGGCGGGATTGGCGTCACCTTACCGGTTTCAATCCAACTGCGCAGGCGGTTGGCATCGGCAAAGTGGGTATATTTACCAAAGGCATCCAGCACCACCAGCGACACCGGGCGGCTGCCGATCACCGTGCGCATCACCAAGCAGTGGCCGGCCTCATTGGTGAAACCGGTCTTGGTCAGTTGAATATTCCACTTCGGGTTATAAACCAGGTGGTTGGTGTTACGGAACGGCAAGGTATAGTTTGGCCCCTTAAACGCCGCCATACGTTCGGTGGTGGTGCTCAATTGGCCGATCAGCGGGTACTGTTTGGAGGCAATCAATAGCTTGGTCAGATCGCGCGCGGTCGAAAC is part of the Gibbsiella quercinecans genome and encodes:
- a CDS encoding MerR family transcriptional regulator encodes the protein MLLKVGELARRCGLTIRTLHYYDSIGLLVPSARSEAGYRLYNRADITRLHHIQALRRMGVALAEVGAILQRADLALPFVIEQQITMLDRQLAQMTALRGRLQHLHTQLTAGNEPELNDWLTTLELMAMYDNYFTVDELAQLPFYQPDETREQQWAEMVAEAQALLDTGTSEQTPQAQALARRWMCTLERDTAKNPTFLVKLNAMHSHEPAIRQQTGITPAVVDYITRAFGESKLAIFQNYLSADEYAYVRRHYFDRLHEWPPLIAKFHQAMADGVPASSALAGQLAGEWLALFRSYASDDPATQAKIRHAMAQEPALAEGTWLTPALLSYLQQAIGHGMQR
- a CDS encoding DUF808 domain-containing protein, which produces MAGSSLLTLIDDIASLLDDVSLMTKMAAKKTAGVLGDDLALNAQQVTGVSADRELPVVWRVAKGSFINKAILVPLALLISAFAPWAITPLLMVGGAYLCFEGFEKVFHSLFHKKGEGEDKDGPGANEDVAAYETRKITGAIRTDFVLSAEIIAITLGTVAAATFTQQVIVLCGIAIVMTIGVYGIVAGIVKLDDLGLYLSRKTSTLVRSVGNGIVRAAPYLMKTLSVVGTIAMFMVGGGILTHGLPAVHHLFEGWAADTSVVPTFGLLLQGVVPSLLNVVFGIVAGGLVLLVVSVLGAIRARYKA
- a CDS encoding GNAT family N-acetyltransferase, whose translation is MSLSATPTPAQLTITDANSEDMAAVQQIYQYHVLYGAASFEETPPSLAEMEARRQKVLADDLFWLVARLNSQVVGYCYAAQYRPRPAYRFTIENSVYIAEGMQGKGIGSSLMAALIARCEQGPWRQMLAIIGNSAENLGSLALHRKHGFTSVGTLNAVGFKLGSWRDTHVMQLPLGESNHTLPV